The Thermus neutrinimicus DNA window CTTCCACCCGAAGGGGAGTGCCTCCTGCCCCTCCCCCGGGCTTCCCAGGGCCCTGGGACTGGTGGTGGAGTGGGCCTCCCTGCACCGGGAAGCCCTCCTAGAGAACTGGGAGCGGGCCCGGCGGGGCGAGCCCCTGAGGCCCATCCCACCCCTGGAGTAGTCTGGAGGGGATGGTGGTGGAAGTGGTGGAGGCCAGGCCCCTGGAGGTCTTAAAGCTCCGGCTCCGCTTCTCGGACGGGAAGGAGGGGGTGGTGGACCTTTCGGCCCTGGAGCTTCCCGGGCTCCTCTCCCGCCTCCGGGATCCCGGCTTCTTCGCCCAGGTGCGGGTGGACCCGGAGCTCGGGGCCCCGGTCTGGCCCGGGGGGCTGGACCTGGACCCCCTGGTGCTCTACGCCCAGGCCCTAGGCACCGGGCTTCCCCTGCCGGCGGAGGCCTCGGGGGCCTAGGCCCTCTTTGCGCGAAGGCGAACTTTCGCGCA harbors:
- a CDS encoding DUF2442 domain-containing protein, encoding MVVEVVEARPLEVLKLRLRFSDGKEGVVDLSALELPGLLSRLRDPGFFAQVRVDPELGAPVWPGGLDLDPLVLYAQALGTGLPLPAEASGA